The following are from one region of the Noviherbaspirillum sedimenti genome:
- a CDS encoding NADH:flavin oxidoreductase/NADH oxidase, which yields MSTLFSPIKLGALTLPNRIVIAPMCQYSAQHGNATPWHLMHLGQLALSGAGMLIIEATAVEADGRISAQDLGLWSDANEQALASTLAAVREHSAMPIAVQLAHAGRKASVAPPWLGGHLRSSTEGGWRTWAPSPLPFTPGNEAPLALDQTGLARIREAFAAATLRAARIGIDAAELHAAHGYLLHQFLSPLTNRRDDAYGGSLQNRMRFPLEVFEAVRAAFPAAQPVGVRVSATDWVEGGWDLEQTAVFAAALKARGCDFLDVSSGGLSPQQQIALSSGYQVPFAEYLKKEIGMPSIAVGLITEARQAEAIVAAGQADMVALARGILYNPRWPWHAAAELGAQVDAAPQYLRCQPRELKALFRDAKIG from the coding sequence ATGAGCACACTTTTCTCTCCCATCAAACTGGGCGCGCTGACGCTCCCCAATCGTATCGTGATCGCGCCGATGTGCCAGTATTCGGCGCAGCACGGCAACGCCACGCCTTGGCACTTGATGCACCTGGGCCAGCTGGCACTCTCCGGCGCCGGCATGTTGATCATCGAAGCCACCGCAGTCGAGGCGGATGGCCGCATTTCCGCGCAAGACCTCGGCCTGTGGTCGGATGCCAACGAGCAGGCGCTGGCTTCGACGCTGGCCGCGGTGCGCGAACATTCGGCCATGCCGATCGCGGTGCAGCTGGCGCATGCCGGCCGCAAGGCTTCGGTCGCCCCGCCCTGGCTGGGCGGCCACTTGCGGTCCTCGACCGAAGGCGGCTGGCGTACCTGGGCGCCGTCGCCCTTGCCTTTCACGCCGGGTAATGAAGCGCCGCTCGCGCTCGACCAGACAGGCCTTGCGCGCATCCGCGAGGCGTTCGCGGCGGCGACGCTGCGTGCCGCCCGCATCGGCATCGATGCCGCCGAATTGCATGCGGCGCACGGCTATCTGTTGCACCAGTTTCTTTCGCCCCTGACCAACCGGCGCGACGATGCCTATGGCGGTTCGCTGCAAAACCGCATGCGCTTTCCGCTGGAAGTATTCGAGGCGGTGCGTGCCGCCTTCCCGGCCGCACAGCCGGTCGGCGTTCGCGTATCGGCCACCGACTGGGTCGAAGGCGGGTGGGATCTGGAGCAGACTGCGGTATTTGCCGCCGCCCTGAAAGCGCGCGGCTGCGATTTTCTCGATGTCTCCAGCGGCGGCCTGTCGCCACAGCAGCAAATTGCGCTGAGTTCCGGTTACCAGGTGCCGTTTGCCGAGTACCTGAAAAAAGAAATCGGCATGCCGAGCATCGCGGTCGGCCTGATCACCGAAGCGCGCCAGGCCGAGGCGATCGTCGCTGCCGGCCAGGCCGACATGGTGGCGCTGGCGCGCGGCATCCTGTACAACCCGCGCTGGCCCTGGCATGCCGCTGCCGAGCTGGGCGCCCAGGTCGATGCAGCGCCACAGTACTTGCGCTGCCAGCCGCGCGAGCTGAAGGCGTTGTTTCGCGACGCTAAAATCGGCTAG
- a CDS encoding PQQ-dependent sugar dehydrogenase: MKSNRNASGPVCAGPSRLALATGVLGLLGAAAFPATAADGIRAQILARGLEHPWALAFIDQGRMLVTERPGRLRLVAPDGTVGAPIAGVPAVDAGGQGGLHDVVTDSGFAANRTIYLCYAEEGPGGNSTALASARLSADGRRLEQVKVLFSQRPKVRSSAHFGCRVVEASDGSLYLTLGDRYSRKEDAQTLDNHLGKIVRINKDGSVPPDNPFAGAGKPAGALPEIWSYGHRNSQGAALGPGGKLWMHEHGPQGGDEINRAEAGKNYGWPVITYGENYGGGKIGAGITAKAGMEQPLHYWTPSIAPSGMAFLKSDRYGKAWQGSLLVGSLKFDYLARLELRDGKVVREEKLLQDLGQRIRDVRMGPDGLLYILTDERRGQLIRLQPAP, encoded by the coding sequence ATGAAATCGAACCGAAATGCTAGCGGGCCTGTCTGTGCAGGGCCGTCGCGCCTGGCCTTGGCAACGGGCGTCCTGGGTTTGCTGGGCGCCGCCGCATTTCCTGCGACCGCGGCCGATGGCATCCGCGCACAAATCCTTGCCCGCGGCCTGGAACACCCGTGGGCCCTGGCGTTCATCGACCAGGGCCGCATGCTGGTGACCGAACGTCCGGGGCGTCTGCGCCTGGTGGCGCCGGACGGCACGGTCGGCGCACCGATCGCCGGCGTGCCTGCAGTGGATGCCGGCGGCCAGGGCGGCTTGCATGACGTGGTGACGGACAGCGGCTTTGCCGCTAATCGCACGATCTACCTGTGTTACGCCGAAGAAGGCCCGGGCGGCAACTCGACCGCGCTGGCGTCGGCGCGTCTGTCGGCGGACGGCCGACGGCTGGAGCAGGTGAAGGTCTTGTTCAGCCAGCGTCCCAAAGTGCGCAGCAGCGCGCATTTCGGCTGCCGCGTCGTCGAGGCGAGCGATGGCAGCCTCTACCTGACGCTGGGCGACCGCTACAGCCGCAAGGAAGATGCCCAGACCCTGGACAACCATCTCGGCAAGATCGTGCGCATCAACAAGGATGGTAGCGTCCCGCCGGACAATCCCTTTGCCGGCGCGGGCAAGCCGGCCGGCGCCCTGCCCGAGATCTGGAGCTATGGCCACCGCAACAGCCAGGGAGCCGCCCTCGGCCCCGGCGGCAAGCTGTGGATGCACGAGCATGGCCCGCAGGGCGGCGATGAAATCAATCGCGCCGAGGCCGGCAAAAATTACGGCTGGCCGGTGATTACCTATGGCGAGAATTACGGTGGCGGCAAGATCGGCGCCGGCATCACCGCCAAGGCTGGCATGGAGCAGCCGCTGCATTACTGGACGCCATCGATCGCCCCTTCGGGCATGGCTTTCCTGAAAAGCGATCGCTATGGCAAGGCGTGGCAAGGCAGCCTGCTGGTCGGCTCGCTCAAGTTTGATTATCTGGCGCGGCTGGAACTGCGCGACGGCAAAGTCGTCCGTGAAGAAAAGCTGTTGCAAGACCTTGGCCAGCGCATCCGGGATGTACGGATGGGGCCGGATGGCCTGCTCTACATCTTGACCGACGAGCGCCGGGGGCAATTGATCCGCCTGCAGCCGGCGCCTTGA
- a CDS encoding Crp/Fnr family transcriptional regulator — translation MLNTSMSDIKSTSASVRNVSAAVPRQGKLWSSLNEICDLLRIPVALGGFHDEFQFQHVQFKSGQRIHTIGQPFDMLYIVYSGFLKSVIIDESGNEQVLGFPMKGDLFGIDGIHGKHYSTEAVALSNCEIILVPFKAFLTIGRANAELEAAIYGVMSRELVREQSLIGTLGSLSAEARVARFLVSLSERFADMGYSGKQFNLRMTRQEIGNYLGLTLETVSRTFSAFNAIGLISVDQRAIVLHDIQALRTLRRLPPSHARAKAEAAKALKQANAAASSAEEAI, via the coding sequence ATGCTGAACACATCAATGTCCGATATCAAGTCCACTTCCGCTAGCGTACGTAACGTTTCTGCTGCAGTGCCGCGTCAGGGCAAGTTGTGGTCCAGCCTGAATGAGATCTGCGATCTGTTGCGCATTCCGGTTGCGCTCGGTGGCTTTCATGACGAATTCCAGTTTCAGCACGTGCAATTCAAATCGGGCCAGCGCATCCATACCATTGGCCAGCCCTTCGACATGCTGTATATCGTCTACTCCGGCTTCCTGAAATCCGTGATCATCGACGAATCCGGCAATGAACAGGTGCTCGGCTTCCCGATGAAGGGCGACCTTTTCGGCATCGACGGCATCCATGGCAAGCATTATTCCACCGAGGCGGTGGCATTGTCGAATTGCGAAATCATCCTGGTGCCTTTCAAGGCTTTCCTGACCATCGGCCGCGCCAACGCCGAGCTGGAAGCGGCGATCTATGGTGTGATGAGTCGTGAACTGGTGCGCGAGCAAAGTCTGATTGGCACGCTCGGTTCGCTGTCGGCTGAGGCGCGCGTGGCGCGTTTCCTGGTGTCGCTGTCGGAACGTTTCGCCGACATGGGTTATTCGGGCAAGCAGTTCAATCTGCGCATGACGCGCCAGGAAATCGGCAATTACCTCGGCCTGACGCTGGAAACCGTCAGTCGGACCTTCTCGGCCTTCAATGCCATCGGCCTGATTTCAGTCGACCAGCGCGCCATCGTGCTGCACGATATTCAGGCGCTGCGAACCCTGCGCCGCCTGCCCCCTTCGCATGCGCGCGCCAAGGCGGAAGCTGCCAAGGCATTGAAACAGGCCAATGCGGCAGCCAGCAGTGCAGAGGAGGCCATCTGA